In the Primulina eburnea isolate SZY01 chromosome 15, ASM2296580v1, whole genome shotgun sequence genome, GGTTTCGTGACCGCCAATCCTCATTTTCTCTCCTAGGTTTTCTACGTCGTCGTTTGCTCGAAATCAAACATGCCTCGCCGTAGCTCCGGTGGTAAGTCGGTTGCTTAATGTCTTCATTTTTTAGTGATATTATGCTATATTGGTTTGGGATTTGAGAGGATTTATTTCTACCAAGGATTTTTTTAGTTTTCGTTTCCTGCTGCATTATAGTACGTgtttatcttcttcttttttatgTATATAGAATTTTTCAGGCTTGAGTTGGATTTACAGTCTTAATCGCTAGAGATCTTATGTAATCTTTGTTTGTGAAATGCCAATTTTTTCTCGTACTAAGTTTCTGTTTTCTTGTGGTGGTGTAGATGCATTcagtttgattaaattttttaaaattaaatattgataTTGGAGAATTGCGACTGCGGCTTCTCTGGAAGCTCGACTGAGTTTTGTTGTCATTTTTTCTTCACTATGATCATTCTGCCTTTATAGAAGGAAGAACATTCTTAGTCTGTTGTATATTTGTTACTTATTAGAGGCGTGTGGCCTGCTAAGATGTGCAGTGCGGAGCATAGGTGCAACGCCGTAGATATGGCAAACACTTTATCAGAATCCAAAATATATACTGTCGGTCATTTTAATGGATGAACAAAAACACCACTTCTTTTAAtccaataaaaattattttaagaagctattttattaaattttgaaaaataattaaatgattttttaatcaTAATCAATAACTTAAATGtataatcaatattttaaattttttaaaaataataactaaTTATGGTAAAATATGTGTGTGCAAATCATCGCGTGAGTTGCTACTACAAAGTAAGTCAATAAAATATAATCTGTTGTTAACTTTACAAACTATGGACCCGAAATAAATCATATGTTCAGTAACCCATATGTGGAAATGAATTATCATCATCATAAATTTTATCTTGGATTCACTCTCTTTATGCTCAGTGCGTGCTTAAAAGTTTCCTTCAGAACTTTAAAGTGCATGAAAGCTTATATTTTATGGCCAAATTGCACACTTTGTTGGTGGGCACAAATGCTGAGCCTCGCTATAGCTTGAACCTATGTGGTACATGCATTACGAGCACACGCTTTATGGGCTACTAATGACTATAGTTTGTTGTATACTTGCTTTCCTCTGTTGTCTTGGAGTCTTGAAACTTTTTAATATGGAGTCTTAAAGCTTttaactatttatttatttatttgtaagCAAACAAGTTGCTGAAGTAATGCTTTGTTTTTGTGGCTTTACAAGTTGAAATGTAGCAATCATGGATTCTCGATTCGTCGTTATCTGATGTTATGTGTGAATGACTTCTCACAGGAAGATCTGCACGTCCAGCTCCTCGCCCTGCAGCTGCACGGAATCCCCCACCTCAACCAGGTATCTATGTGTTGCGATTTAACGAAATTTACTCGCTTTCCTCACAACTAAAAGAACTGAATTATTGTTGAGCATGTCAAGTTCTTGTTGCCCAACCTCAAGGTTGTGCATATTTATTTGGACTTGGAGATAATAGTATAGCTTGTCATATGCACAGTAAATCATGCTCCTCCTCCTGCCCCCCTCCAAAGCAGCTCTGGTGGATCTATGCTTGGAAACATTGGGTCAACCATAGGCCAAGGTACTTGGAAATTATCTGAAGTTTAGACATATGATCTGAATACTCTGGGAATTGGAAGAGAGAGACGACATTCTATCTTTTTCACTTTCTACTTTCTTTCTATTTGTGTAGGAATTGCATTTGGAACCGGAAGTGCAGTTGCTCACAGAGCTGTGGATGCTGTTATGGGTCCTCGTACAATTCATCAAGAGACAGTTCTCTTGAAAGCTGCTACTGCTGAACCAGCACCAACCTCAGCTAGTTTGGGTGGTTCTGATGCTTGTATTGTGCATTCCAAGGCATTCCAAGATGTAAGTACAATGAGGAACTTTATTTTAGTGACTTAACGAACCTGTGACGTTTATAAAAGTTGGAATGGCTAGTAGCTTGATTATAAAACCTTCACATGGTGTTCCATCCACTTATTGAAAACATATCATCCTAACTTGTTAGAAAACATAGTCAATATTTCCTTTCAAAAGATCTCTCTTTGCTTGGACAGTATCTGAAATAGATGTTGCAAAGTGTTTTTGAATTTATGTCTGGATTGTTAAAACCTATTGCTAAATCCCGTGTTAGATTGATGATAGCTAAACCAAATCTTAATCTGTTGGACTCGATGTTCTCGGAGCTTTAATAATTCTCTATGTTTCTTTTCCTTCG is a window encoding:
- the LOC140814291 gene encoding uncharacterized protein; amino-acid sequence: MPRRSSGGRSARPAPRPAAARNPPPQPVNHAPPPAPLQSSSGGSMLGNIGSTIGQGIAFGTGSAVAHRAVDAVMGPRTIHQETVLLKAATAEPAPTSASLGGSDACIVHSKAFQDCLNSYGNDISKCQFYMDMLAECRRNSGSVMGS